The Lycium barbarum isolate Lr01 chromosome 10, ASM1917538v2, whole genome shotgun sequence genome includes a region encoding these proteins:
- the LOC132614126 gene encoding probable E3 ubiquitin-protein ligase RHA1A: MAALSQLLAHLYTMTLVFFTILILELVIFIRSITDAIYDSGRDKNRPITTKQYLKLIDEKNPVTRFKNTTMTTSTCAVCLCTFEEGEEVRELIKCNHIFHKDCLDTWLQKDSATCPLCRSKVLPEEIVVKFRQHRNGQQTEYEGSDEEVIFLLSALHGNYMRRFL; this comes from the coding sequence ATGGCTGCTCTTTCTCAACTTTTAGCTCATCTCTACACCATGACCTTAGTCTTCTTCACCATTCTAATACTCGAACTCGTCATCTTTATACGTTCCATAACTGACGCAATTTACGACTCCGGTCGCGACAAAAACCGGCCCATCACAACCAAGCAATATCTCAAGCTTATCGACGAAAAAAACCCGGTCACCCGGTTCAAGAACACTACTATGACTACTAGTACATGTGCGGTTTGTTTGTGTACATTTGAGGAGGGTGAAGAAGTAAGGGAGTTAATAAAATGCAACCATATATTTCATAAAGATTGTTTGGACACGTGGCTCCAGAAAGATTCTGCCACGTGTCCGTTGTGTCGGAGTAAGGTATTGCCGGAGGAAATTGTGGTGAAGTTCCGGCAACACCGAAATGGCCAGCAGACGGagtatgaagggagtgatgaagAGGTGATTTTCTTGTTATCTGCATTACATGGTAATTATATGCGTAGATTTTTGTAA